CCTAGATATTCCCGTACAGATGCCTTGTTTGGGGCACACTTTTAACACAGGAATACAACAAGCTTTTCAGCTCCCCAAACTCTGCAGCCTTCTTGCCAGGTGCCGAAAACTAGTGGAGTATTTTCAGCAGTCTACGGTCGCGATGTACATGCTGAGCgagaagcagaaacagcagaataTTCTCCACTGCATGCTGGTAAGCGACCGTGTTTCCTGGTGGGGAAGCACGCTTGCTATGCTGCAGCGCCTCAAAGAGCAGCAGTTTGTCATCGCGGCTGTTCTCGTGGAGGACAGCAACAACCACCACCTCATGCTGGAAGCCAGTGAGTGGAATACAATCGAAGGGCTGGTAGAGCTGCTGCAGCCGTTCAAGCAGGTTGCAGAGATGATGTCTGCTTCAAAGTACCCGACAATAAGCATGGTGAAACCACTTCTCCACATGCTTCTGAATACTACCCTGAACATCAAAGAGAATGATTTGAAAGAAATCAGCATGGCAAAGGAAGTGATCGCTAAAGAGTTGTCAACCACCTACCAGCACACGCCTGAGATAGACATGTTTCTCAATGTTGCAACTTTCTTGGATCCCCGCTACAaaaagctgccttttctttcagcctttgaGCGGCAGCAGGTTGAAAATAGAGTGGTGGAAGAAGCAAAAAGCCTgttggagaaagtaaaagaaaataccttTCGGACTGAAGAgaaattttttgctgtttcagaaGAGCCTCcagtgaaaaaaatcatcatctCCTCTACTCCTCCTCCTACCAGTGTCATCAACAACATGCTTGCAGAGATCTTTTGCCAGACAGGAGGAGTGGAAGACCAGGAGGAATGGCACGCTCAGATCATTGAGGAGCTGAGCAACTTCAAGTCACAAAAGGTCCTTGGTTTGAACGAAGACCCGTTGAAGTGGTGGTCTGACAGATTAGCGCTGTTTCCAGTTTTACCAAAGGTTCTTCAAAAATACTGGTGTATTCTGGCCACAAGGGTCTTCCCTGAACGCCTTTTCGGTTCTTCTGCTAATGTTGTGAGTGCAAAGAGAAACCGGTTAGCCCCAGCTCATGTGGATGAGCAGATCTTTTTGTATGAAAACAGTCGGAATGGGTCTGAGGCAGAACCGGAGGACGAAGACGAAGGAGAATGGGGTTTGGAACAAGagcacatttttaatttaaatgactCAGTAAATGTAAACAACAATTTCTTTAATATCCGAGACAGTGGGTTTGTTTAGCAGGACTGCTGCGGTACatttagtggaaaaaaaaaaagtatttgactTAATTTAccaaaaatacttctgttttatGCTAAGAACGCTGTAAATATTGAACGGTTGTAGCAAACTTGATTTAGCTTCCATTGTCTATGTTTTTCCCACTGTCTTAAAACATGAATGACTTGTgattaaacagcactgaaatgaaTGAGGAAATAAATTCTACGAAGACCATGATTTCTGACTGTGGCCCAGATTTCAGAAAGCACTTATGCATGTGCTTGCTTTCTACTTGCTTCAGTGGGGAACAAGCACATGCTTACGTGCTTTctatcataaaaatattttcctgaattaGGACCCTGAGTAAGGGAGTTTTTGAGGCTTATGCCTCTATTTGTAAATCGTGTGTGACTCAGGATGTTAGCTTTAAATTCTGGATTTTAaaacactatttttaaaatccGTAAATCTGAGCAGTGAGTATTTTTAGAGTTTATCAATGCTATGGAATGAAAAAAGATCTTGAgcctgaatttctttttcactaccTCATGTCTTAGGCCTGGTCTATGCTAGAGAAGTTCAGCTGATATACTTCTGTCAATTAGGAGACTGATGTGTTATTATTTTAACTGATACTGTGCTGGCATAGGCTGTAGTGTGGATGCACTTATACCAGGAtaagttattttcctttccagtgtGGCGTAAATGCTATAAACACTTCTAAACTGGTGTTACTCTGTCCATATTAGTCTGGTTTTACCATTTAACTACTGGAGCTAAATGGCAAAccctttgttttttattttttatttttttttaaatctaggcAAGCCCTGATTGTAGTCTCTTGTGCTTTTACAATGTGCACATTCTACAAAATGCACAGGGTCAGGGTTGCATTGTGTTACCTTTTGCCAATGTTGCAGTTGATGCCACGCAGTGCGAAGCAGGCAAGGCACCAGGCCCCTCTGCAGtagagggaggaagaaaggaggaaagagggagggaaagagggcaTGGGAAGACATGTATGGGCCGTGGGTCTTAACGATCTGTCTATATTATAAAATCCTTAAGCTCTTAATTTAAATGGGGACTTTGCCCAGGGTACTTAGAAATTTTTGTTggtgagaaaagcaaaataaaaagctttaatattatgtaaatatatttaaaagaaagggaCCCCTCTGTTTCCCCACATGTATTTAGTGAGTCTTTAAGATTGTTTCTTATTACGTTAGCacttaaaaagttttttttttccctcctgcctttTTCCCTCCTGGTTCAGTTTGTAGAGTGGACTTTGGCCCGGTCCAGTCTAATGTTTCAGTACTGTTTCCTATTAGTTGTTGTGTATTGTAATTGCTCCCTTTGTGTCTCTACACCTAAGTGTTTTAAGCCCTTTCGAGACTTTggcaaacaagaaagaaaaccaacctAACTCTCCCTTAAGTCTTATGAAATACTGCAGGTCATAAACAAGATTAGAGTTCATACTTGGCACAAAGTGGGATAGCAGCAAGCTATTTTCCCTGAGGTGCAGAGGAGGACTCTTGGCATTGTCCAGTTATAGTTCAGGTTTacttggggttttatttttgttactggTGACTCACCCCCGACCCTGGCTTTAGTCTACAACTATGTTGAGCACAACTTCTCTGGAGAGAGGTCTGTTAAAGACTAGGTGTTACTGCTTTGGAGGGAGAAAGTTTTTTAAATCATGGTAGTACCCATGGACATTTGGTTGTAGAAAGGTCCTAGCCAGCAGCAACATGCAGAAATGAGAATTGTGATGGAATTAATCACtagactgatttttttaatatttttggttAATAGCTTTTTCAAGTTTGAAACCCCTGTGTTTTTCTATGTGGTGAGTGGGGAGAAAGGGCAGAGATTACAGTAAAGGAGAAGTGCAGTAAATTGTAGTTAATTACCTGGCACATTtaagcacaggaaaaatgtattttaacagGTGCTGTGGCCTGTGCTTGACTGTCAGTAAGCCCAGATTTTCACTCTCTGGCCCCCTGAAAATTAGTTTGCACTTGTACAAATTACACTCACAGTGCATCCTGTTGAATGTTGCTGTTCACCACATCCACTGATGAGGTGTAGGTGATTGCCCAAGGTGCAAAACACAGGCTTGGCCTAAACTCTTGTAGGTATGTAGGCTACCCATGAGAGTAGCAGAATGAAATTATGAAAGGGAGCGAGATATAACAGATCCGTTTCTGATGTTACCTGAGCGCCTGTGACATCCCTATCAAGAAGACGTCTTCATTTTTAAGTCCACTGAGTGCCAGCTGGTGTTGATTGCATTCGCTTGTAGCACCTGCACCTGCTTCCACCACCACTAGCCCTTGAGGAGCTGTGCAAATACAAGGCATGCACTTCCTCCCTTACACAGGCATTATTCAAAGCTATGTCCTCACAACCAAGGCAAAGTCCAGAGTGTTGCTCCCCGGGTCCGTGTTCAGCCTACCCCTCTTGGCAGCATCCATCTCCTgtttccatctttgtccttctaGGGCTAAATATATGCAGTGATGCTTACAAGCAGTTTTATTGAAATCAGTGCAATGCACTACTCTCTTCCTTacagcttctttttattttttggtatCCAAAATAAAACCGTAGTTGGTTCAATTGATGTGTCTCAGCattcttttaagaaaaggagaaggaaaaaaaaaaagaaaaaagccattgTTAGTCCTACCCATTGTCTgtgagatttttatttaatgttctaAGCCTGGAGTAttgttaaataaaacagaaaaataagttagtTACTAGATTATTTGTCTGATGTGTTTTCATATCTACAGCACTTTATGACTATGAACTCTTCCGCAACATGTGGAGATTATATTCTAAGGTTTTGAAGctatgcatttattttccttttgatcctgtaagttattaaaaaaaaataatgtaaaagtcttttggattaaaaaaaagtgaagatgaaaaatgtcagaaattTAGACAGTTTCTCTCGCTTAAATATGTGTCgttgtttttcatttaatgatATGATTTTGTGTTGTTTAGTTGGGTGGAGAACCAAAGTTGCTGAGCTGTTTTAAATATTGCTACAATGTGAGTTCAGCTGAAGTGTTATTGCCAAGGGTGGGCCCAGAACACGTTTCCAAATTACGCTGTTAAGTCAGatttatgtttgtgtttctTGACAGCTAATTTGAATCCGCAGTGTAAcgtttccttttctctttgtacAACTGAGACATCTTTTTTGGAGGGCCAATAGAGGAACTTCAGCTTCTGAGTGCTTTCATGCTGGAAAAGTGAATATTGAAATGGGCTCTCAAAGTATGTACTTTATCACAGAATTGTAGGATGgtgtgggttggaagagaccttaaagatcatctagttccacccccgcCCCATGGGTAGGGATACCTTACCAtagaacaggttgctcaaagccccttTCAAGCTGACCTCGAACACTttcaaggatggggcatccacagcttctctcaGCAACCCATTACAGCACAATCatagtgaagatttttttcctaatagcttatctaaatctaccttctttcagtttaaagtcaTTACCTTTTGTCCTATTGCCACCAGCCCCCTTAAAAGGTCCCTGCCCAGGTTTCTTGTAAGCCCCcgttaagtactggaaggctgctataaggtccccccagagccttctcttcaggcaacaaccccaactctctcaagtGTCTTCAGAAGATAGATGCTCCAGATAGATGTTCATGGCCTTATTATGTTTGAGGCCCTggagctgaacacagtactccagttGGCTctcaccagagaagagcagagggggagagtCATCTCCTTTAACCTGCTTGTCGTGTTTCTTTTGATAACGCTCAGGATTCAGTTGGCCTTCCAGGCTATGAGTGCACATTGCagactcatgttgagcttctcatcaaccaacaccctgAAGTCTTTCTCCTCAGGTCTGCTCCCAGTCCATTCTCTGTCCAgtctgtgtttgtgcttgggattggtCTGACCCAggtacaggaccttgcacttggccttgttgaacttcatgaggttcacatatgcctgcctgtcaaggtccctctggatagcATTCCTTTCCTCCGGCATGTGGGTTatgccacacagcttggtgttgttGGCAAATTTGCTGAGTGTGCTCTCAATCTCACTCTTTatgtctgtgacaaagatgttaaacatcACTGCTCTCCATAGTGACCCCTGAGGAATGTGTTCATCACTGGTTTCCACTTGGACACTGAGCCATTGACTGCAACACTTTGAGTGGGACCATCCAGCCAAATCCTTATCCATGGAACTATCCATGCGTCAAATCCatgtctccaatttagagaaaagGCTGTAATGCGGAACGGTGTCGagtgctttgcacaagtccaggtagatgacgTCAAAAGAAGACAAATGACCTTTCGCCACTGGCTAAGTATTCCCAATTTAGGATTAAAATTTCCTGGGCTATGCAAGATTTCTTAGGGTGAACAATATGACTGAAATGAGTTTTGTGTGGCTGACCAACTTCTGCACTTATTTCGTACCTCTCTGCCATCAGGTATTACTGtgaagacaaaaggaaaaccccaaaccaaactgaGGTTGAAAAGGTGAATTTTCCAGCAAACCATGCCTGAGATACTTCAGTTTAAATGAAGGGAATAAAGTTTGGAAATTTTTGTAGAAAAGGCATATTATGTTAAGTTGTTATCGCAGCCATGTATTAGATTAACTTGGGGGGCTTTCCTTAATTAATGCCATGGTGGTCCTGTTAGTTTTACAGCAGCATTTGCATGCAGGCAGGactattaaaagcaaaagaaaaaattatcgGGAGTTTGTAATATTTTATAGGATTTATGAAAACTTGAGTGACATTTGGTtcatttttttgtcctttttgcttaaaaagaagGGGTTCCCTGAGGACGTAATTTCTGAAGTACGGGAAGTGAATGAATTTGAAGACAAAAGTAATGTATTTTGTCTATTCTATGATGGGTTAAAGGGAACTATGCTggaaaaaattgtatttttgtatATGTACACCATACTCCTTTCAGTGGTCTCCATTTCTGAGGGTCCTTCTCAGAAGATGATGTCGTTATGAAGGTCTGGTGATCCTGGTTGTGCAGTGCTACCTAGTCTAAGCTGTCTTTTGGACCATGCTGAGAAGACTCTCTTGCTTTGGTTCCTGGTCTGTTATATTTTGTGGGTTCTCCCCTGGCCAAGACTATATGATCTGTCTCACCATAGTTCTTCCAAATTGCTAGTCTTCTGCTAAATTCTAGATGTGTTTTAGTTTTAGGGGATGTAGGGAATTTACAGAAATCTGTTTTGCTTAATAACATTGTTTGGTGCTGTAGAGAGAACTTGAAGATACAGTGTTGATAATGACTTGGTAACATTTAAACTGAAATTCACAACATCCCTACAGTTGCTATATAATGCTTTCCTTTTTACATACAATAGTATTTCTTTTAGGTTGAACAATAAAACTCAAATAGATTTTTACTGCTTCTACAGTCATTTCTAGTGCCCCTGAAGTTGGGTTAAAATGCCACAATGGAATTGAgtttactattaaaaaaataacaaccaaCCCCAAACACTATCTTTCAGCTTACcttgtgttttaaaaactttttagtGATAAAATTTGATATAGATATTTCAAAAAAAGTGTCTGCTGTTGCAGACACTGTTTTCAAATGAGACTCCCTCAGACTCTGAAATGTTAATATTATGACTTTTGAGCATTTATATTGACATTTACATGCCAGGTTGTATTGATTTGCCTTGCTGCCAGAAGAAAAGGTCACTGTTCACAAAAGTAAT
This genomic window from Phaenicophaeus curvirostris isolate KB17595 chromosome 1, BPBGC_Pcur_1.0, whole genome shotgun sequence contains:
- the ZBED1 gene encoding E3 SUMO-protein ligase ZBED1; this translates as MENKSLEGSPSDLKLVAHPRAKSKVWKYFGFDTNAEGCILQWKKIYCRICMAQIAYSGNTSNLSYHLEKNHPDEFCEFVKSNTEQMREAFATAFSKIKPESSQQVVQDSLIMKTYQNYENKKHQELTSAVISLICEGMYPASIVDEPTFKALLRTADPRYELPSRKYFCTKAIPEKYSAIREIVLKELTEVLWCGVSTDMWRSENQNRSYVTVAVHFLSSSPANCLAVNSRCLKTFEVPEDNTAETITRVLYETFIEWGINSKVFGATTDYSKDIVKACSLLDIPVQMPCLGHTFNTGIQQAFQLPKLCSLLARCRKLVEYFQQSTVAMYMLSEKQKQQNILHCMLVSDRVSWWGSTLAMLQRLKEQQFVIAAVLVEDSNNHHLMLEASEWNTIEGLVELLQPFKQVAEMMSASKYPTISMVKPLLHMLLNTTLNIKENDLKEISMAKEVIAKELSTTYQHTPEIDMFLNVATFLDPRYKKLPFLSAFERQQVENRVVEEAKSLLEKVKENTFRTEEKFFAVSEEPPVKKIIISSTPPPTSVINNMLAEIFCQTGGVEDQEEWHAQIIEELSNFKSQKVLGLNEDPLKWWSDRLALFPVLPKVLQKYWCILATRVFPERLFGSSANVVSAKRNRLAPAHVDEQIFLYENSRNGSEAEPEDEDEGEWGLEQEHIFNLNDSVNVNNNFFNIRDSGFV